A single region of the Undibacterium piscinae genome encodes:
- a CDS encoding sterol desaturase family protein: MQEKIISFASPVFFLLIAIEFMVAVRRQQHRYQINDAINSLSLGVMSQITGVFLKVLSVGVYAWVFQHAALFNLPEDSSWIWLSGLLLYDFLYYWLHRMGHETNLLWAAHVVHHQSEAYNLTTALRQTSSGALFGWVFYLPLALIGYPVQVFIAIALIDLLYQFWIHTQQIGKLGWFDRVFVSPSNHRAHHAVNDLYLDKNYGGILILWDRLFGTFIEEQDAHPVVFGTRSPLRSWNPLWANLEVYAAVAQDAWHTKRWGDKLRIWLMPPGWRPADLENSTNTKKFDLQRSLFNPPLEASKIWYCLLQFILALQLSTHFLLSFQSISALAAFAYACWLIITFWIIGGLMEPQRLYVLLEKCRLGLTSLALAFSDSWFNSFPLTMLSKIAISCFCLISLLTLWRIFEKTK, translated from the coding sequence ATGCAAGAAAAAATCATTAGCTTTGCCAGCCCTGTATTTTTTTTGCTGATCGCCATCGAATTCATGGTCGCAGTACGGCGCCAACAACATCGCTACCAAATCAACGACGCCATCAACAGCCTAAGTCTCGGTGTCATGAGTCAGATCACCGGCGTGTTCCTCAAAGTATTGTCGGTAGGCGTATACGCATGGGTATTTCAACATGCCGCGCTATTCAATCTGCCGGAAGACAGCAGCTGGATTTGGCTATCGGGCTTATTGCTGTACGACTTTTTATATTACTGGCTGCATCGCATGGGGCACGAAACCAACCTGCTGTGGGCTGCCCACGTAGTCCACCATCAAAGCGAAGCCTATAATCTCACCACTGCATTGCGTCAAACCAGCAGCGGCGCCTTATTTGGCTGGGTGTTCTACCTGCCGTTAGCGCTAATCGGCTATCCGGTTCAGGTGTTTATCGCCATCGCACTGATTGATCTACTTTACCAATTCTGGATACATACCCAGCAGATCGGTAAGCTCGGCTGGTTTGACCGCGTTTTTGTTTCGCCCTCCAATCACAGGGCGCATCACGCAGTCAACGATCTGTATCTGGACAAGAATTACGGCGGCATCCTGATACTCTGGGATAGGCTGTTCGGCACTTTTATTGAAGAGCAAGACGCCCATCCCGTGGTGTTCGGCACACGTAGTCCACTACGCAGCTGGAACCCGCTATGGGCCAATCTGGAGGTGTATGCGGCAGTAGCGCAAGATGCCTGGCACACCAAACGTTGGGGAGACAAATTGCGTATCTGGCTGATGCCCCCCGGCTGGCGGCCGGCTGATCTGGAAAACAGTACAAACACAAAAAAATTTGATTTGCAGCGAAGTCTGTTTAATCCGCCATTAGAAGCCTCAAAGATCTGGTATTGCCTGCTGCAGTTCATTCTCGCACTACAATTGAGCACGCATTTTTTACTCTCTTTTCAGAGCATTTCTGCACTCGCTGCATTCGCCTATGCATGCTGGCTGATCATCACGTTCTGGATCATAGGCGGTCTGATGGAACCCCAGCGCTTATATGTATTATTGGAAAAATGCCGGCTGGGTCTGACTTCCCTCGCACTCGCTTTCAGCGACAGCTGGTTCAACAGCTTCCCGCTAACAATGTTAAGCAAAATAGCAATTAGCTGCTTCTGCCTGATCTCTCTACTCACGCTATGGCGTATTTTTGAAAAAACTAAGTAA
- a CDS encoding magnesium transporter CorA family protein, whose amino-acid sequence MDIFHIGDKQVSLNNTEIPSSGFLWLDVTHEEVTADPEAWRDEVERITGTHLYDLHLRDAVNLSHPSYFDATQEYEMVVFRKLALHADPANTVATDGIKRKIPAVLNKLVTQPVAFFLVGSALVTVRSSTSQTIENARARLLAYKFKAEASTHATRLPASPEDLMLRLLNSMVDQYLALRQPLTQQLDRWQHALLDPRKPFKNWLALLDSRIELRKLDHLCEEQHDALQELRDHIIDTHDGSSNGNGHAKDLLLVRTNDVIEHIGRVLNHARRLEASLESAVQIHFAAMAHRTSEIMRTLTVITALFMPLTLITGIFGMNFVKMPMLENASGFWVIIGIMLGMVVLLLGYFRSKRYLEERATQQAARQMHTR is encoded by the coding sequence ATGGATATTTTCCACATAGGTGACAAACAAGTTTCACTTAACAACACTGAAATACCATCCAGCGGCTTTCTATGGCTGGACGTAACTCATGAAGAAGTGACTGCCGATCCTGAAGCATGGCGCGATGAAGTCGAAAGGATCACCGGCACCCATCTGTATGATCTGCATCTCAGAGATGCCGTGAACCTATCGCACCCCTCGTATTTTGATGCGACTCAAGAATACGAAATGGTGGTATTTCGCAAACTCGCCTTGCATGCTGATCCGGCTAACACAGTAGCGACTGACGGGATCAAGAGGAAAATACCCGCCGTCCTCAATAAGTTGGTAACGCAACCGGTTGCTTTCTTTTTGGTCGGATCAGCGCTGGTCACCGTAAGGTCGAGCACCAGCCAAACCATAGAAAACGCCCGGGCCCGTTTGCTTGCGTATAAGTTCAAAGCGGAAGCGAGCACTCATGCCACTCGCCTGCCGGCATCACCGGAAGACCTGATGCTGCGTTTGCTCAATTCCATGGTGGATCAATATCTGGCACTACGCCAACCGCTCACCCAACAACTAGATCGCTGGCAACACGCCCTGCTCGATCCGCGCAAACCGTTCAAAAACTGGCTAGCCTTACTCGACTCCCGCATAGAGCTACGCAAGTTAGATCACCTCTGCGAAGAGCAGCATGACGCCTTGCAAGAGTTAAGGGATCACATCATAGACACCCATGATGGCAGTAGCAACGGTAACGGTCACGCCAAAGACCTACTTCTAGTGCGCACCAATGATGTGATCGAGCATATCGGCCGCGTACTCAATCATGCGCGCAGACTGGAGGCATCACTGGAGTCAGCGGTGCAAATCCATTTCGCGGCCATGGCGCACCGCACCAGCGAGATCATGCGCACCCTCACTGTCATCACAGCGCTATTTATGCCCCTGACCTTAATTACCGGTATCTTTGGGATGAACTTCGTCAAGATGCCCATGCTGGAGAACGCATCAGGCTTCTGGGTTATTATCGGCATCATGCTGGGCATGGTGGTGCTGTTACTCGGGTACTTTCGCAGCAAGCGCTACCTTGAGGAACGGGCTACACAGCAAGCCGCACGCCAAATGCATACTAGATAG